A stretch of the Fusarium musae strain F31 chromosome 2, whole genome shotgun sequence genome encodes the following:
- a CDS encoding hypothetical protein (EggNog:ENOG41), whose product MEELPIKPSGIFMQHDFITPEHEQELIHIFENELEWPNRGGRLSLHYGYTFSYKTFGIDEETPFKPFPEWLVPLLPTTEGRPPDQVCLQQYAPGTGIPPHVDTHGPFDQLYSLSLGSPLFMQFANKETGEKVEVDLLPRSMMQMSGDSRLHWTHGIKSRKTDTLPDGTVRLRQIRWSLTYRWLREGAECECGNEKLCDTAQRRKGIEREYRWKQYEEDAKAPQS is encoded by the coding sequence ATGGAGGAATTACCAATCAAGCCTTCGGGAATCTTCATGCAACATGACTTCATCACACCAGAGCATGAACAAGAGCTCATTCACATTTTCGAAAATGAGCTAGAATGGCCAAACCGAGGGGGACGACTCTCACTTCACTACGGATACACATTCAGCTACAAAACATTCGGCATCGATGAAGAAACACCCTTTAAGCCTTTTCCAGAATGGCTAGTACCTTTACTGCCAACTACTGAAGGCCGCCCACCAGATCAAGTCTGTCTTCAGCAATACGCACCAGGAACAGGAATACCGCCTCATGTTGACACCCACGGCCCCTTCGATCAGCTCTACTCACTATCCCTCGGTTCGCCACTTTTCATGCAATTTGCAAACAAAGAAACAGGAGAGAAGGTCGAGGTTGACTTGTTGCCGAGAAgcatgatgcagatgagCGGTGATTCACGATTACACTGGACTCATGGCATTAAATCTCGCAAGACAGATACTCTACCTGATGGGACAGTGCGATTACGGCAAATTCGATGGAGTCTTACATATCGCTGGCTTCGTGAGGGCGCAGAGTGTGAATGCGGGAACGAAAAGCTCTGCGATACGGCACAACGGCGAAAAGGAATAGAGAGGGAATATCGATGGAAACAATACGAAGAAGACGCCAAGGCACCACAGTCTTAG
- a CDS encoding hypothetical protein (EggNog:ENOG41~CAZy:GH18), translated as MANSLFTFFLLTFLSFFVSAQDDANPGDVNPVPPVGEIKTEDPISSPLTEGCPQPCSIAGNDPANWTQLHSLEELAGCTAPMLFALNVENDYSESATLYTCVTETSTQTRRDEGTKVQARAAESSVSLASNCGAEKATVKTSSAYGRAVLRSGGNVAAAAGLLAEYLDNGATCGNTILFAKSGSSIAGVYVGGEVQKDSAANILRQSAPRLQKGVQAFQVCNTNDKTTATIGLYAADNVNGLEAVQNAVRTWSHGQCVSIAQASKESISLGVLTTTTVKARDVELRSRFAGVESLLAPRADCKAIQVVSGDSCASLAKKCKVTTANFNKYNPAKNFCSTLAPKQWVCCSSGTLPDKTPQPSKDGTCFIYKIKSGDGCYSLGQNFGITQKFIEDVNKNTWGFAGCNRLQLGQPICLSKGKNPMPLAIAGAVCGPQKPGSKKPSSAKTGWDLANMNPCPLNACCSGYGFCGITSEFCTNTTAKGGAPGTSQPNTPGCIGNCGTKIVGNTKKPAKFLNVGYFQGYNLGRPCLNMDVTDLSKVTTPYTHIHFAFAGLKSDFSVLLQPDVRAQFLKFKEVKGSFKKIISFGGWAGSTDASTYQLYRDAIKPANRDKFAYNIMTVLNNHKLDGVDFDWEYPGSAGSDGSSTDTANYVAFLQVMRNKIGKSGKTISVALPAAYWYLKPFPVTKIAPLVDYMVYMTYDLHGQWDYGNKFISSGCPNGNCLRSHVNKTETLDSLAMITKAGVDPAKIVIGISSYGRSFRMKDPKCTGPTCQFTGSFSVSEAEPGVCTGEAGYLSDAEIRLIAYDAKQGKKGVTAKTWYDKDSDSDIMTFGTKGKGMTDWVAYMGPTTKQKRTDWAKSLNFGGVVDWAIDLETWFSPKP; from the exons ATGGCTAATTCACTCTTtacctttttccttctcacaTTCCTTTCATTCTTTGTTTCCGCCCAAGACGATGCCAACCCCGGCGACGTGAACCCCGTGCCCCCCGTCGGCGAGATCAAGACCGAGGACCCCATCTCCAGCCCTCTCACCGAAGGATGTCCCCAGCCGTGCAGCATCGCGGGCAACGACCCTGCCAACTGGACGCAGCTTCACAGCCTGGAGGAACTTGCGGGATGTACTGCACCTATGCTGTTTGCGCTCAATGTTGAGAACGATTACAGCGAGAGCGCGACGCTGTATACCTGCGTTACCGAGACTTCTACACAGACCAGGAGGGATGAGGGTACCAAGGTCCAGGCTAGAGCGGCCGAGAGCTCTGTTTCGCTGGCTAGTAATTGCGGTGCTGAGAAGGCTACTGTCAAGACTAGCTCGGCTTATGGAAGGGCTGTTTTGAGATCTGGTGGTAAcgtcgctgctgctgctggtctttTGGCGGAGTATCTTGATAACGGTGCTACATGCGGTAACACCATTCTCTTCGCCAAGTCTGGTTCTTCCATTGCTGGTGTCTACGTCGGCGGTGAAGTCCAAAAGGACAGTGCTGCCAACATTCTTCGTCAATctgctcctcgtcttcagaaGGGTGTTCAGGCCTTCCAGGTCTGCAATACTAATGACAAGACTACTGCGACCATCGGTCTTTACGCAGCTGATAACGTCAACGGTCTTGAAGCTGTTCAGAACGCTGTGAGGACTTGGTCCCACGGTCAGTGTGTTAGCATCGCTCAAGCTTCCAAGGAGTCTATCAGCCTTGGTGTTttgaccaccaccaccgtcAAGGCTCGTGACGTTGAGCTCCGCTCTCGTTTCGCAGGCGTCGAGTCCCTTCTCGCCCCTCGCGCAGACTGCAAAGCTATCCAAGTAGTCTCTGGCGATTCTTGCGCTTCTCTCGCCAAGAAGTGCAAGGTTACTACCGCCAACTTCAACAAGTACAATCCCGCCAAGAACTTCTGCTCTACGCTTGCTCCTAAGCAGTGGGTTTGCTGCTCTTCTGGTACTCTTCCCGACAAGACGCCCCAGCCCAGCAAGGATGGAACATGTTTCATTTACAAGATCAAGTCTGGTGATGGGTGCTACTCTCTGGGTCAGAACTTTGGTATTACTCAGAAGTTCATCGAGGATGTTAACAAGAACACTTGGGGCTTTGCGGGTTGCAACCGTCTTCAGCTCGGTCAGCCTATCTGTCTCAGCAAGGGAAAGAACCCTATGCCTCTGGCCATCGCCGGCGCTGTCTGCGGTCCTCAAAAGCCTGGATCTAAGAAGCCTTCTAGTGCCAAGACAGGTTGGGACCTCGCCAACATGAACCCCTGCCCTCTCAACGCCTGCTGCTCCGGCTATGGTTTCTGCGGTATTACTTCCGAGTTCTGCACCAACACCACTGCCAAGGGTGGTGCTCCTGGTACAAGCCAGCCCAACACTCCCGGCTGTATCGGAAACTGTGGTACCAAGATCGTCGgcaacaccaagaagcccgccaagttcctcaacgTGGGTTACTTCCAGGGCTACAACCTCGGCCGACCATGCTTGAACATGGACGTCACCGACCTCTCCAAGGTCACCACTCCTTACACTCACATCCACTTTGCCTTTGCCGGTCTCAAGTCCGATTTCTCCGTTCTTCTCCAACCTGATGTTCGCGCGCAgttcctcaagttcaaggaggtcaagggtagcttcaagaagatcatctcCTTCGGTGGCTGGGCTGGCTCAACTGATGCGTCTACATACCAGCTTTACCGTGATGCAATCAAGCCTGCGAACCGTGACAAGTTTGCTTACAACATCATGACTGTTTTGAACAACCATAAGcttgatggcgttgattTCGATTGGGAGTATCCTGGTTCCGCTGGCTCTGACGGTTCTTCTACCGATACTGCCAACTACGTTGCGTTCCTTCAGGTTATGAGGAACAAGATTGGAAAGAGTGGCAAGACTATCTCTGTTGCTCTTCCTGCTGCGTATTGGTATCTTAAGCCTTTCCCTGTTACCAAGATTGCGCCTCTTGTTGATTACATGGTCTACATGACCTACGATCTTCACGGTCAATGGG ATTACGGCAACAAGTTCATCAGCTCCGGCTGCCCCAACGGCAACTGTCTCCGCTCCCACGTCAACAAGACCGAGACCCTCGACTCCCTCGCAATGATCACCAAAGCCGGCGTCGACCCCGCCAAGATCGTCATCGGCATCTCCAGCTACGGCCGCAGCTTCCGCATGAAGGACCCCAAGTGCACCGGCCCAACATGTCAATTCACCGGCTCCTTCAGCGTCTCCGAGGCCGAGCCCGGCGTCTGCACCGGCGAGGCCGGATACCTCTCCGACGCGGAGATCCGCCTTATCGCGTACGACGCCAAgcagggcaagaagggcgTCACGGCCAAGACGTGGTACGACAAGGACTCGGACTCTGATATCATGACGTTTGGAACGAAGGGCAAGGGCATGACTGATTGGGTCGCTTATATGGGACCTACGACGAAGCAAAAGCGTACGGACTGGGCCAAGAGCTTGAACTTCGGTGGTGTTGTTGACTGGGCTATTGATCTGGAGACTTGGTTCTCCCCTAAGCCTTAG
- a CDS encoding hypothetical protein (EggNog:ENOG41) produces MINRKQEQGEEAISTIQNEKSDAKVDWKECDMGNLAQIRKVFGGLRESLDRLDFLVLSAGINTNQFGLDSDGIERHFGVNFLGHFYVCNQLWPLLRKTGKMENTPPPRVVFEASEMHRLAQLSNIQFRSKDEINDPNLDSTARYNRTKLAMILFAKYGLAGKVIQENNDRIYALSVHPGAVNTAMQQQWKDAYPGLTGKLLSWAMLAIGRDVEQGSYSALWALTSPKIEEEHLNGYYFSDPDQEGKETSQASNPELGASLWSLSETLIEGVLGSDALLDWNVSTVTGKDLK; encoded by the exons ATGATCAACCgcaaacaagaacaaggcgAAGAAGCCATCTCCACAATCCAGAATGAAAAGTCTGATGCAAAAGTTGACTGGAAAGAGTGCGACATGGGAAATCTAGCTCAAATCCGCAAAGTCTTTGGTGGTCTGCGAGAGTCACTTGATAGACTTGACTTTTTGGTTCTTTCGGCTGGTATCAACACGAATCAATTTGGGTTGGATTCCGATGGGATTGAGCGACATTTTGGGGTGAACTTTTTAGGGCATTTTTATGTGTGTAATCAGCTTTGGCCGCTTTTGAGAAAGAcggggaagatggagaataCGCCGCCGCCGAGAGTTGTGTTTGAGGCCAGTGAGATGCATCGTCTTGCACAGCTTTCGAATATTCAGTTCAGAAGCAAGGATGAGATCAATGATCCGAATCTTGACTCCACGGCTCGATACAACAGGACCAAGCTTGCGATGATCTTGTTTGCAAAGTATGGATTAGCTGGAAAGGTTATCCAAGAGAACAACGACAGGATCTACGCCCTGTCTGTTCATCCTGGAGCA GTTAATACCGCAATGCAGCAGCAGTGGAAAGACGCTTACCCCGGCCTGACAGGAAAACTTCTATCCTGGGCTATGCTAGCCATCGGACGTGACGTAGAGCAGGGATCGTACAGTGCACTCTGGGCGCTGACTTCACCCAAGATCGAAGAAGAGCATCTGAATGGGTATTACTTCTCTGACCCTGATCAAGAGGGCAAGGAAACGAGTCAGGCTTCAAACCCCGAGTTGGGAGCCAGCTTGTGGAGCTTAAGTGAGACGCTTATTGAGGGGGTGTTGGGCAGTGATGCTTTGCTTGACTGGAATGTGTCTACTGTCACCGGAAAGGATCTCAAGTAA